The following coding sequences lie in one Acidimicrobiales bacterium genomic window:
- a CDS encoding response regulator transcription factor: MSRVLVVEDEKRVAAAVRRGLEAEGFAVDVACDGDEGLWLAREQPYDAIVLDVMLPGVNGYQVCERLREEGNWTPILMLTAKNGVYDEAEALDTGADDFLSKPFSYVVLVARLRSLLRRGARERPVVLTAGDLRADPASRRVWRGDQEIRLTAREFAVLEFLLRRADEVVTKTEILGSVWDFEFEGEPNTVEVYVRRLRRKIDEPFGRTTIHTLRGAGYRLAAEGA; the protein is encoded by the coding sequence GTGTCCCGAGTGCTGGTCGTCGAGGACGAGAAGCGAGTCGCGGCGGCGGTCAGGCGCGGCCTCGAAGCCGAGGGGTTCGCCGTGGACGTCGCCTGTGACGGCGACGAGGGCCTCTGGCTGGCCCGGGAGCAGCCCTACGACGCGATCGTCCTGGACGTGATGCTGCCGGGCGTGAACGGCTACCAGGTCTGCGAGCGGCTGCGTGAGGAGGGGAACTGGACCCCGATCCTCATGCTCACCGCCAAGAACGGCGTGTACGACGAGGCCGAGGCTCTCGACACCGGCGCCGACGACTTCCTGTCCAAGCCGTTCTCCTACGTCGTGCTCGTGGCCCGGCTGCGCTCACTGCTGCGCCGGGGCGCCCGCGAGCGCCCGGTCGTCCTCACCGCCGGCGACCTCCGGGCCGATCCGGCCTCCCGTCGCGTGTGGCGGGGCGACCAGGAGATCCGGCTGACCGCCCGGGAGTTCGCGGTGCTCGAGTTCCTGCTGCGCCGCGCGGACGAGGTGGTCACCAAGACGGAGATCCTCGGTTCGGTCTGGGACTTCGAGTTCGAGGGCGAGCCCAACACCGTCGAGGTCTACGTCCGCCGGCTGCGCCGCAAGATCGACGAGCCCTTCGGCCGGACCACGATCCACACGCTGCGCGGCGCCGGCTACCGGCTCGCCGCCGAAGGTGCCTGA
- a CDS encoding phosphotransferase yields MRWWAVAMTGIEALTSPLALPRWFGPRASPDDPAVSALIDRVARGAGWADIGGGFNLNLRIDAEPPVVLRVHRPWVRRGRVAGLRRLRERLQRTQVRVAGPIRISGCDLLRVADRWAEIEEFIDHVQPRADEDSYVRLFEELGRLHTALKAVWEPSPPEPLDDHRTFGQLRYSVGFTRRRLGPRSEPVVHRMRQLTGELSKLWKEVELPCTPIHGDYKLGNAGELSDGSWATFDLDFARVRERLYDIAASLHHVAQGGELLEPRRLLDAYEGTAPEPLTRDEHRWLPGAVALVPLHWAATAGLVGDGIHEAESAMTAAEAWWSRRAELSS; encoded by the coding sequence GTGCGCTGGTGGGCCGTTGCCATGACCGGAATCGAAGCTTTGACCTCTCCGCTTGCCTTGCCGCGCTGGTTCGGACCTAGAGCCAGCCCAGATGACCCGGCCGTCTCGGCCCTGATCGACCGCGTCGCGCGCGGGGCCGGATGGGCAGACATCGGCGGTGGGTTCAACCTCAACCTGCGGATAGACGCTGAGCCGCCGGTTGTCCTCCGGGTTCACAGGCCCTGGGTCCGCCGCGGGCGGGTCGCGGGACTGCGGCGCCTGCGGGAACGGCTCCAGCGGACGCAAGTCCGCGTCGCTGGGCCGATTCGGATTTCCGGCTGCGACCTCCTGAGGGTCGCTGATCGTTGGGCTGAGATTGAGGAGTTCATCGATCACGTCCAGCCACGGGCGGACGAGGACTCCTACGTCCGCCTATTCGAGGAGCTCGGACGCCTTCACACTGCGCTCAAAGCCGTCTGGGAGCCCAGCCCGCCCGAACCCCTCGACGACCACAGAACCTTCGGCCAACTGCGTTACTCGGTCGGCTTCACACGCCGCAGGCTCGGACCCCGCAGCGAGCCGGTCGTGCATCGGATGCGTCAACTGACCGGCGAACTCTCCAAGCTCTGGAAGGAGGTCGAACTGCCATGCACTCCGATTCATGGGGACTACAAATTGGGCAACGCGGGAGAACTGTCAGACGGCTCATGGGCCACCTTCGACCTGGATTTCGCGAGGGTCAGGGAGCGGCTGTACGACATCGCGGCCAGCCTGCACCATGTCGCACAGGGCGGCGAATTGCTCGAGCCGCGACGACTGCTCGACGCCTACGAAGGCACGGCTCCGGAACCGCTGACTCGCGACGAGCACCGTTGGCTCCCCGGGGCTGTAGCCCTTGTACCCCTGCACTGGGCTGCCACCGCGGGGCTCGTGGGCGACGGCATCCACGAGGCTGAGAGCGCAATGACCGCCGCCGAGGCCTGGTGGTCGCGCCGGGCTGAACTCTCGTCGTAG